A genomic stretch from Streptomyces sp. QL37 includes:
- a CDS encoding FAD-binding and (Fe-S)-binding domain-containing protein, with protein sequence MSTTEPRHPRLGAAVSTDLRRAGVLDVLTDTTSLAAHSTDASLYRVPPLVVVRPRSAEEAAATLEVCRRRGVALTSRGAGTSVAGNAVGPGVVMDFSRHMNRVLEVDPATGSATVEPGTVHATLQRAASAHGLRFGPDPSTHTRCTIGGMIGNNACGTRTLAYGRTSDNVLGLTVLTGTGSTLALTSPPGPVPVGAQLAELRGVVGAGLATIRTEFGTFGRQVSGYALEHLLPENRFDVARFLVGSEGTLAVSTQATVRLVTDPRHRVLVVLGYPDIATAADHAPAASAHRPTACEAIDSRIVDVVRARHGAGAVPPLPAGGAWLFVEVSGESLGELTDRARAVGRECGARDSLVVADPARAAALWRIREDGAGLSGRSPAGLPAHAGWEDSAVPPAALGGYLRDFERLMDRFGVTGLPYGHFGDGCLHIRLDLPLDRPGGGAVLRTFLGEAAELVAAYGGSLSGEHGDGRARSELLSAMYSPEALELFAGVKAVFDPDNILNPGVLVDPRPVDADLRVPAAQPVSRGLALLYEEDGGDFTRAVHRCTGVGKCRADNTSAGGVMCPSYLATKEEKDSTRGRARVLQEMANGTLVDSGWRSPEVHEALDLCLSCKGCLSDCPTGVDMAAYKSEVLHQSYRHRIRPAIHYSLGWLPRWARLAGHAPGLVNRVARLPGVAPLALAAAGVDGRRTVPSFPRETFRKWFERTRPGREAGGRPVLLFVDTFTDHFSPGVGIATVRVLEEAGYRPEITREQLCCGLTWMSTGQLDTARRLLGRTVDVLGAAAAPGTPIVGMEPSCTASIRSDSLELLGGDRARPVAEATRTLAELLAATPAWAPPDLGGREVVAQPHCHHHAVMGWDSDAELLESAGATVRRLGGCCGLAGNFGAEKGHYEVSVAVAEQQLLPALRDAREGTAVLADGYSCRTQIADLTGRTGLHLAELLARELPRAAPDGSSGRQG encoded by the coding sequence TTGTCGACGACTGAGCCCCGCCACCCCCGTCTCGGCGCAGCGGTCAGCACCGACCTGCGCCGGGCGGGGGTCCTCGACGTCCTCACCGACACGACGTCGCTGGCCGCCCACTCCACCGACGCCTCCCTCTACCGTGTGCCGCCGCTCGTCGTCGTCCGGCCGCGTTCGGCCGAGGAGGCCGCCGCGACGCTGGAGGTCTGCCGGCGGCGGGGGGTCGCCCTCACCTCACGGGGCGCGGGGACCTCGGTGGCGGGCAACGCCGTCGGGCCGGGCGTCGTCATGGACTTCAGCCGCCACATGAACCGCGTGCTGGAGGTCGACCCGGCCACCGGGTCCGCGACCGTCGAACCGGGGACGGTGCACGCCACCCTGCAGAGGGCCGCCTCCGCGCACGGTCTGCGCTTCGGCCCCGACCCGTCCACCCACACCCGCTGCACCATCGGCGGGATGATCGGGAACAACGCCTGCGGCACTCGGACGCTGGCGTACGGCCGGACGTCCGACAACGTCCTCGGGCTCACCGTGCTGACGGGCACCGGCAGCACACTCGCCCTCACCTCGCCGCCCGGCCCGGTGCCCGTCGGCGCTCAGCTGGCCGAGCTGCGGGGCGTCGTCGGGGCGGGCCTGGCCACCATCCGGACCGAGTTCGGCACGTTCGGCCGCCAGGTGTCCGGGTACGCGCTGGAGCACCTCCTGCCGGAGAACCGCTTCGACGTCGCCCGGTTCCTCGTCGGCAGCGAGGGAACGCTGGCCGTGTCCACGCAGGCCACCGTCCGCCTGGTCACCGACCCGCGCCACCGCGTTCTCGTGGTCCTCGGCTACCCGGACATCGCCACGGCCGCGGACCACGCGCCCGCGGCGTCGGCACACAGGCCGACGGCGTGCGAGGCGATCGACTCGCGCATCGTCGACGTGGTCCGGGCGCGTCACGGAGCCGGTGCCGTGCCTCCGCTGCCGGCGGGCGGGGCATGGCTGTTCGTCGAGGTGTCGGGCGAGTCCCTCGGCGAACTCACCGACAGGGCCCGCGCGGTGGGCCGTGAGTGCGGCGCGCGGGACAGCCTGGTCGTCGCCGACCCCGCCAGGGCGGCGGCACTCTGGCGCATCCGCGAGGACGGCGCGGGCCTGTCGGGGCGCAGCCCGGCCGGCCTTCCGGCGCATGCCGGGTGGGAGGACTCGGCGGTCCCCCCTGCGGCGCTCGGCGGCTATCTGCGCGACTTCGAGCGGCTGATGGACCGCTTCGGCGTCACCGGCCTGCCCTACGGCCACTTCGGCGACGGCTGTCTCCACATCCGGCTGGACCTGCCTCTCGACAGACCCGGGGGCGGCGCCGTCCTTCGCACGTTCCTCGGCGAGGCCGCCGAACTCGTCGCCGCGTACGGTGGATCGCTCTCCGGTGAGCACGGTGACGGGCGGGCCAGGAGCGAACTCCTGTCCGCCATGTACTCGCCCGAGGCCCTGGAGCTGTTCGCCGGCGTCAAGGCGGTGTTCGACCCCGACAACATCCTCAACCCCGGCGTCCTCGTCGACCCCCGGCCCGTCGACGCCGACCTGCGCGTCCCCGCCGCGCAACCGGTGAGCCGCGGGCTCGCCCTGCTGTACGAGGAGGACGGCGGCGACTTCACCCGGGCGGTGCACCGCTGCACGGGCGTCGGCAAGTGCCGGGCGGACAACACGTCCGCCGGGGGTGTGATGTGCCCGTCCTACCTGGCGACGAAGGAGGAGAAGGACTCCACACGCGGGCGGGCCCGGGTCCTCCAGGAAATGGCCAACGGAACCCTGGTCGACTCGGGCTGGCGGTCGCCGGAGGTCCACGAGGCCCTCGACCTGTGCCTGTCGTGCAAGGGCTGCCTCTCGGACTGTCCCACGGGCGTGGACATGGCCGCGTACAAGTCCGAGGTGCTCCACCAGAGCTACCGGCACCGGATCCGCCCCGCCATCCACTACTCCCTGGGGTGGCTTCCCCGTTGGGCGCGCCTCGCCGGTCACGCACCCGGCCTGGTCAACCGGGTGGCACGGCTTCCCGGTGTCGCCCCGCTCGCGCTGGCGGCGGCCGGTGTGGACGGCCGACGGACCGTGCCGTCGTTCCCGCGCGAGACCTTCCGGAAGTGGTTCGAGCGGACCCGGCCCGGGCGCGAGGCGGGCGGAAGGCCCGTGCTGCTCTTCGTGGACACCTTCACCGACCACTTCTCCCCCGGCGTGGGCATCGCCACCGTCCGTGTCCTGGAGGAGGCCGGTTACCGGCCGGAGATCACCCGGGAACAGCTCTGCTGCGGTCTCACCTGGATGTCCACGGGGCAGCTCGACACCGCACGCAGGCTACTCGGGAGGACGGTCGACGTCCTGGGGGCCGCGGCGGCCCCGGGCACGCCCATCGTCGGCATGGAGCCGTCGTGCACCGCGTCGATCCGATCGGACTCCCTGGAGCTCCTCGGCGGGGACAGGGCCCGGCCGGTCGCCGAGGCCACCCGCACCCTCGCCGAACTGCTGGCGGCGACCCCGGCCTGGGCGCCCCCGGATCTGGGCGGACGCGAGGTCGTCGCCCAGCCCCACTGCCACCACCACGCGGTGATGGGATGGGACTCCGACGCGGAGCTCCTGGAGTCAGCCGGTGCCACGGTCCGGCGCCTGGGCGGATGCTGCGGGCTGGCGGGCAACTTCGGTGCCGAGAAGGGCCATTACGAGGTGTCCGTCGCGGTGGCGGAGCAGCAGCTCCTGCCGGCCCTGCGCGATGCGCGGGAGGGCACGGCCGTCCTCGCCGACGGTTACTCCTGCCGGACCCAGATCGCCGATCTGACCGGCCGTACCGGCCTGCACCTGGCCGAGCTCCTCGCGCGCGAGCTCCCTCGGGCCGCCCCCGACGGGAGCAGCGGCCGTCAGGGATAG
- a CDS encoding MaoC family dehydratase yields the protein MPLTVNGIPEILALGGRDLGHSEWKEVTQELIDAYAYVSGDHQWIHTDVERAAAGPYGRTIAHGYMVLSWGIPMFGELLQVRGVGRALNYGVNRVRYPAPVPVGSRVRLHASVAEVTEVARGGVRMTRAFTFELEGSQKPACVAESLTHFYP from the coding sequence ATGCCCCTGACCGTCAACGGCATCCCGGAGATCCTCGCCCTCGGCGGGCGCGACCTCGGGCACTCGGAGTGGAAGGAGGTCACCCAGGAGCTGATCGACGCCTACGCGTACGTCTCGGGGGACCACCAGTGGATCCACACCGACGTCGAACGCGCCGCCGCCGGCCCGTACGGGCGCACCATCGCCCACGGCTACATGGTGCTGAGCTGGGGCATCCCGATGTTCGGCGAACTGCTCCAGGTCCGCGGCGTGGGGCGGGCGCTCAACTACGGGGTCAACCGGGTCCGGTACCCGGCGCCCGTCCCCGTCGGCAGCCGCGTACGGCTGCACGCGTCCGTCGCGGAGGTCACGGAGGTCGCGCGGGGCGGAGTGCGGATGACCCGGGCCTTCACCTTCGAGCTCGAAGGGTCGCAGAAGCCCGCCTGTGTCGCGGAGTCGCTGACGCACTTCTATCCCTGA
- a CDS encoding MFS transporter has protein sequence MSANTATARERTKAANRAGFGAFIGSTIEWFDFYIYGTAAALVFDKVFFPELEGPIGTLVAFATFWVGFLARPLGGIVFGHYGDKLGRKKTLVITLLMMGVSTTAIGLLPGYASIGIAAPILLVCIRMIQGIGLGGEWGGSVLIASEHAPKGKSVLYGAFAQQGSPVGNTLSTVSFLAISQLPDDAFVSWGWRVPFLASAALVMVGLLVRLKVSESPAMAKLIEKKEVVKLPLTEVLRSHPMLIVLGIGACTIGLSATYFKSTFALSWATTSLDFDRSSFLTIILVANITQIIVQPFGALIATRMKSWSRAVTVMLLPELILMPVMFLLISTENYGLAMLGVAVATIPHCLYYAALAGMLASRFPAHLRYTGISLCYQLCGTLLGGTTPIIGQFLLNRTGSITAVIAYAVFQVALTLGCMLLLLKRPNHDEQAAEPVAAPRTAPVTA, from the coding sequence GCAACCGCACGGGAGCGAACGAAAGCCGCCAACCGCGCGGGGTTCGGAGCCTTCATCGGCTCCACCATCGAGTGGTTCGACTTCTACATCTACGGAACCGCGGCAGCGCTCGTCTTCGACAAGGTGTTCTTCCCCGAACTCGAAGGCCCCATAGGCACCCTGGTCGCCTTCGCCACCTTCTGGGTCGGCTTCCTCGCCCGCCCCCTCGGCGGCATCGTCTTCGGCCACTACGGCGACAAGCTCGGCCGTAAGAAGACCCTCGTCATCACCCTGCTGATGATGGGCGTCTCGACCACCGCGATCGGTCTCCTGCCGGGGTACGCCTCCATCGGCATCGCCGCCCCGATCCTGCTGGTCTGCATCCGCATGATCCAGGGCATCGGCCTCGGCGGGGAGTGGGGCGGCTCCGTCCTGATCGCCTCCGAGCACGCCCCCAAGGGGAAGTCGGTTCTGTACGGGGCGTTCGCCCAGCAGGGCTCGCCCGTCGGCAACACCCTCTCCACCGTGAGCTTCCTCGCCATCAGCCAGCTGCCCGACGACGCCTTCGTCTCCTGGGGCTGGCGGGTGCCGTTCCTCGCCTCCGCCGCACTCGTCATGGTCGGCCTGCTGGTCCGCCTGAAGGTCTCCGAGTCCCCGGCGATGGCCAAGCTCATCGAGAAGAAGGAAGTCGTCAAGCTCCCGCTGACCGAGGTCCTGCGCAGTCACCCCATGCTGATCGTCCTCGGCATCGGCGCCTGCACCATCGGCCTCTCGGCCACGTACTTCAAGTCGACGTTCGCCCTGTCCTGGGCCACCACGTCCCTCGACTTCGACCGCAGCTCGTTCCTGACGATCATCCTCGTCGCCAACATCACCCAGATCATCGTCCAGCCCTTCGGCGCCCTCATCGCCACCCGGATGAAGAGCTGGTCCCGCGCGGTGACCGTGATGCTGCTCCCCGAGCTGATCCTGATGCCGGTGATGTTCCTCCTCATCAGCACCGAGAACTACGGTCTCGCGATGCTCGGCGTGGCCGTCGCCACCATCCCGCACTGCCTCTACTACGCGGCCCTCGCCGGCATGCTCGCCAGCCGCTTCCCGGCCCACCTGCGCTACACCGGCATCTCGCTCTGCTACCAGCTCTGCGGCACCCTGCTCGGCGGTACGACCCCGATCATCGGCCAGTTCCTGCTCAACCGCACCGGCTCGATCACCGCCGTCATCGCGTACGCCGTCTTCCAGGTGGCGCTGACCCTGGGCTGCATGCTCCTCCTGCTCAAGCGCCCCAACCACGACGAGCAGGCCGCGGAGCCCGTCGCCGCGCCCCGCACCGCGCCCGTCACCGCCTGA